A part of Entelurus aequoreus isolate RoL-2023_Sb linkage group LG10, RoL_Eaeq_v1.1, whole genome shotgun sequence genomic DNA contains:
- the tgfbr2l gene encoding TGF-beta receptor type-2: MARFWNMQNAVVLLSVAAVVSLSHLNFNVCKWCEASSPACQDDVCLSNCSLSSYCTSLEEICVSIWRKMNDTTTVHTMCHDPALPLEGVEAGLLRNVTSRECHMVRQPADVGVAMVCGCRGEHECNDKLIFTDSFSRLHSKDVAPVVAVSLLPPLLLAAIATAAFCFHRTRRRGKHGRPVGLRWPAKTNGDRPCGGRRESSVQSEESTAKVASLHSGAGGPLPIKLEVLVGKGRFAEVWRARLPPKDTVAVKVFLAAEYASWRNESAILSDPELEHDNVVGFRAAEARGPAGHAMTTYWLVLTYYHLGNLQDFLVTSVLNWEELVTMATSLARGLAHLHSDTTPTGVPKLPVAHRDVKSSNIMLKKNGECVLCDFGLALKLDLSLTVDDYANSGQVGTARYMAPEVLESRVNLDDVEAFKQMDVYSMALVLWEMASRCSAVGEVRSYEPAFGSKGCEHPCVDSMRDLVLRDRRRPDMPTAWTQHQGMNVFCSTVGECWDHDPEARLTAPCVLERFAALQQDQVEKTGTSEGDDGRAKTPEDVGHAESAAPQGHNV, encoded by the exons CGGCGGTGGTGTCGCTGAGCCATCTCAACTTCAACGTGTGCAAGTGGTGCGAAGCGTCCAGTCCGGCGTGCCAGGACGACGTCTGCCTCTCCAACTGCTCCTTGTCCTCCTACTGCACCTCCCTGGAGGAGATCTGCGTCTCCATATG GAGAAAGATGAACGACACAACAACGGTGCACACCATGTGTCACGACCCCGCGCTACCGCTAGAGGGCGTGGAGGCGGGGCTACTGCGCAATGTCACCTCCAGAGAGTGTCACATGGTGCGGCAGCCAGCAGATGTGGGTGTGGCCATGGTGTGCGGTTGCCGCGGCGAACATGAATGCAACGACAAGCTGATCTTCACCGACA GTTTCTCTAGGCTGCACAGCAAGGACGTGGCCCCCGTGGTGGCCGTCAGCCTCCTGCCGCCCCTCCTGCTGGCTGCCATCGCCACGGCCGCCTTCTGTTTCCACCGCACGCGTCGCCGAGGTAAACACGGCCGTCCCGTCGGACTCCGGTGGCCCGCCAAGACCAACGGTGACCGTCCTTGCGGGGGCAGACGGGAGAGTAGCGTTCAAAGTGAGGAGTCGACGGCCAAGGTGGCGTCCCTTCACAGTGGCGCGGGCGGGCCGCTCCCCATCAAACTGGAGGTGCTGGTGGGCAAAGGACGCTTTGCTGAGGTGTGGAGGGCGCGATTGCCGCCAAAGGACACGGTTGCAGTTAAAGTGTTTCTCGCCGCGGAATACGCCTCGTGGAGAAACGAGAGCGCCATCTTGTCCGACCCCGAGCTGGAACACGACAACGTCGTCGGATTCCGCGCGGCTGAAGCCCGAGGTCCAGCAGGTCACGCTATGACCACATATTGGCTGGTCTTGACGTATTACCACCTGGGAAACCTGCAAGACTTCCTCGTGACCAGTGTCCTCAACTGGGAGGAGCTGGTTACCATGGCAACCAGCCTTGCTCGTGGCTTGGCTCACCTTCACAGTGACACCACACCCACCGGGGTGCCCAAG TTGCCGGTGGCTCATCGGGACGTGAAGAGTAGCAACATCATGCTGAAGAAGAACGGCGAATGTGTTCTGTGCGATTTTGGCCTGGCACTCAAACTGGACCTCTCCCTCACGGTAGACGACTACGCCAACAGCGGACAG GTGGGCACGGCCCGCTACATGGCTCCTGAGGTACTGGAGTCCAGAGTCAACTTGGACGATGTGGAGGCCTTCAAGCAGATGGACGTGTACTCCATGGCCTTGGTCCTGTGGGAAATGGCCTCCCGCTGCAGCGCCGTCGGAG AGGTGAGAAGCTACGAGCCGGCGTTTGGCTCCAAAGGGTGCGAGCATCCTTGCGTGGACAGCATGCGAGATCTTGTGCTGAGAGACCGACGACGACCCGACATGCCGACCGCCTGGACGCAGCATCAG GGAATGAACGTCTTCTGCTCCACCGTGGGGGAGTGCTGGGATCACGACCCCGAGGCCCGGCTGACAGCGCCCTGCGTGCTGGAGCGCTTTGCCGCCCTGCAGCAAGACCAAGTGGAGAAAACGGGCACATCAGAAGGTGATGACGGTAGAGCAAAGACGCCAGAGGATGTCGGCCATGCTGAAAGTGCTGCTCCTCAGGGGCACAACGTGTGA